A portion of the Haemorhous mexicanus isolate bHaeMex1 chromosome 3, bHaeMex1.pri, whole genome shotgun sequence genome contains these proteins:
- the SMC6 gene encoding structural maintenance of chromosomes protein 6 isoform X2, translating to MSKQFLQTKNEGDKYKFFMKATQLEQMKEDYSFIGKTKKNTRVQIEQGEERLEELKQLYLEKKEIFKSIASVNEMQNRLKDLKHQIAWAVVSEMEKEVELLKEGIKAEEGNTELLQKVEECQAKVNEAEKKYKAIQDKLITVSEEAQGLHPQCISLKAEVQAKRKTVNETEIIYNRSKTELKRLEKDSEQLHKRIEELKSCANQVSEPEKLERQRRIAYLREQLKAFHDEEIMIGQQLDQFQQAISKCREDHSRLRRESSEVQQALDAQQKQLRDLKDSKTNTLKRFGPHIPAFLEAVEVAHRQGQFRKKPLGPLGALIHPKDPELILAIESCLKGLLQAFCCDNHSDERTLQSLMSKYYARGHRPQIIVNKFQNKMYDTSQRAVRHPEFPTVLTALEIENPVVANCLIDMRNIETVLLIKSSRRAREVMQANRPPRNCREAFTAEGDQVFERRYYSSSFVRPKFLSQDVEAEISHLDKEIENKRAQLTASQQRLHSIEGEIRQNEDHLNGHRRHQKQLQVKIRTANAEIADLENVEEHQSADIHILQDEAEENKGRMESVKQDMQLQSRKMEELKNSLQAAEKKLEEVKDKIHQVEEIAGPIKAELNQAESEVENSKRHLQRYEDKQREHVACINKHKDLLVSKEKELEEKMAKARQIFSEPIKVSRTVKSLDAEMNRLREKINLESSHRGNREEIIQQFHYAKERYEDASNKVKNLRRFIAVLDEVMAERLKVYRQFLRSLSMRCKLHFEHLLRARGCSGHIIFDHKNETLSITVQPREEENAVRSDLRSLSGGERSFSTVCFILSLWNISESPFRCMDEFDVYMDMVNRRIAIDMILERADFQQYRQFILFTPLNMSSLPTSPHIRILRMPDPPRDQRTLNFRNRNDGDEDQ from the exons ATGAGTAAACAGTTTTTACAGACTAAAAATGAAGGGGACAAGTACAAG ttttttatgAAGGCTACTCAGCTGGAACAAATGAAAGAAGATTATTCATTTATCgggaaaactaaaaaaaataccCGTGTTCAGATAGAACAAGGGGAAGAG cgTCTTGAAGAACTTAAGCAGCTTTatttggaaaagaaggaaattttcaaaagcatcgCGTCTGTGAATGAAATGCAAAATCGTCTCAAAGATTTGAAACATCAAATTGCGTGGGCAGTG GTGAGTGAGATGGAAAAAGAAGTAGAGCTGCTCAAAGAAGGTATCAAAGCTGAAGAAGGAAATACAGAGCTCCTTCAGAAGGTCGAAGAATGCCAG GCAAAAgtaaatgaagcagaaaaaaagtacAAAGCAATACAAGACAAATTGATAACAGTAAGTGAAGAAGCACAAGGCCTTCATCCTCAGTGTATTTCTTTGAAGGCTGAAGtgcaggcaaaaagaaaaacagtcaaTGAAACTGAG ATCATTTATAATCGTTCCAAAACAGAGTTAAAACGTCTGGAGAAAGACAGTGAACAGCTACATAAACGAATTGAGGAACTGAAAAGCTG TGCTAATCAGGTTTCAGAGCCTGAGAAATTGGAAAGACAAAGGAGAATTGCATACTTAAGGGAACAGTTAAAGGCATTCCATGATGAAGAAATAATGATTGGTCAGCAGTTGGATCAGTTTCAGCAGGCTATATCTAAGTGTAGGGAAGATCATTCTAGACTCAG GAGAGAAAGCAGTGAAGTGCAGCAAGCACTGGAtgcccagcagaagcagctgagagaCCTGAAAGATAGTAAAACAAACACTTTGAAAAGATTTGGACCACATATACCAGCATTTCTTGAAGCAGTTGAAGTAGCCCATAGACAAGGACAATTTAGAAAGAAACCTCTTGGACCTTTAG GTGCTTTGATTCATCCAAAAGATCCTGAACTGATCTTGGCTATTGAATCCTGTTTAAAAGGCCTTCTTCAGGCATTTTGCTGTGATAATCATAGCGATGAAAGAACTCTTCAGTCACTAATGTCAAAATACTATGCACGTGGACACAGACCTcaaataattgtaaataaatttcagaataaaatgtaTGATACTAGTCAGAG agctGTTCGTCATCCAGAATTCCCAACAGTTCTGACAGCATTGGAAATAGAAAATCCAGTGGTTGCCAATTGTTTGATTGATATGAGGAATATAGAAACAGTCCTGCTGATTAAA agtaGCCGTAGGGCTCGTGAGGTCATGCAGGCCAATCGGCCCCCGAGAAACTGTAGAGAAGCTTTCACTGCTGAAGGTGATCAAGTATTTGAGCGGCGCTATTACTCTTCCAGTTTTGTCAGACCCAAGTTCCTAAGTCAAGATGTTGAAGCAGAAATCAG TCACTTGGATaaggaaattgaaaacaaaagggCACAGTTGACAGCCTCTCAGCAACGCTTACATTCCATTGAAGGTGAGATTAGGCAGAATGAAGATCATCTCAATGGTCATCGGCGACACCAAAAACAACTACAG gtAAAAATAAGAACAGCAAATGCAGAGATAGCAGATCTTGAAAACGTGGAAGAGCACCAGTCAGCAGACATCCATATATTA CAAGACGAAGCTGAAGAAAATAAGGGTAGGATGGAATCTGTGAAACAAGACATGCAactacaaagcagaaaaatggaaGAACTGAAAAACAGTCTccaagcagctgaaaaaaaattagaagaggTGAAAGATAAAATTCATCAAGTGGAAGAAATTGCTGGCCCAATTAAG GCTGAATTAAACCAGGCTGAGTCAGAAGTGGAAAACAGTAAACGCCATTTGCAGCGCTATGAAGACAAACAGAGAGAACACGTGGCTTGCATAAATAAGCACAAAGACTTGCTAGTTtccaaagaaaaggaattagAG gaaaaaatggcaaaagcaAGGCAAATCTTCTCAGAGCCCATCAAGGTCAGCAGAACTGTTAAAAGTCTTGATGCAGAAATGAATCGCTTGAGAGAGAAGATAAATTTAGAAAGCAGTCACCGtggaaacagagaagaaataatCCA GCAATTTCATTATGCAAAGGAAAGATATGAGGATGCAAGCAATAAAGTAAAGAACTTAAGGAGATTTATTGCAGTGCTGGATGAAGTGATGGCAGAGAGGCTCAAAGTGTATCGGCAATTCCTAAG GAGCCTTTCTATGCGATGCAAACTCCACTTTGAGCACTTATTACGTGCTCGAGGTTGCTCTGGACATATAATTTTTGATCACAAGAATGAGACACTTTCCATAACA gtTCAGCCTCgagaggaagaaaatgctgtCCGTAGTGATCTGAGATCCTTATCAGGAGGTGAACGTTCCTTCTCCACAGTTTGTTTCATTCTTTCTCTGTGGAACATTTCTGAATCTCCTTTCAGATGCATGGATGAATTTGATGTCTACATG